One part of the Arabidopsis thaliana chromosome 4, partial sequence genome encodes these proteins:
- a CDS encoding Rho termination factor (Rho termination factor; FUNCTIONS IN: transcription termination factor activity; INVOLVED IN: transcription termination; EXPRESSED IN: 21 plant structures; EXPRESSED DURING: 12 growth stages; CONTAINS InterPro DOMAIN/s: Rho termination factor, N-terminal (InterPro:IPR011112); Has 186 Blast hits to 184 proteins in 65 species: Archae - 0; Bacteria - 29; Metazoa - 45; Fungi - 8; Plants - 65; Viruses - 9; Other Eukaryotes - 30 (source: NCBI BLink).), producing MDLALHCHCAYPLIKLGFMRAKSANHLHVRDTHSLPFALRFEQSLSRTTINGDRSIWFQEKGGSSYTSMGRSKKGCVCCKKPSDRRTSNPSKSNQEEIISLLKRIQSSISKGESRGVEEEKNSDESSKEKPLTKAILDVLEKSRKKTEGDTSVKEKPPKRQVELPRPPSSFVKRTPLSSSASGPRGKLPVSNSDKALGKLTKKEEKASLIETMKLAELKEVAKNRGIKGYSKLRKSELLELIRSS from the exons ATGGACTTGGCTCTTCATTGTCATTGTGCTTACCCGTTGATCAAACTAGGATTCATGAGAGCTAAATCAGCCAATCATCTTCATGTTCGAG ATACTCATTCACTGCCGTTTGCGTTGCGCTTTGAGCAGAGTCTTTCGAGAACAACGATTAATGGAGATAGAAGTATTTGGTTTCAAGAGAAAGGTGGTTCTTCTTATACTTCAATGGGAAGATCCAAGAAAGGATGTGTTTGTTGCAAGAAACCGTCTGATAGACGAACGTCAAACCCAAGTAAATCGAACCAAGAGGAGATCATTTCGCTCTTGAAACGGATTCAATCTTCGATCTCTAAAGGAGAGTCTCGAGGAGtcgaggaagagaagaacagCGATGAGTCTTCTAAGGAAAAGCCGCTGACCAAAGCTATTCTTGACGTTCttgagaaatcaagaaaaaaaactgagg GAGATACTAGTGTGAAGGAGAAGCCACCAAAGAGACAAGTAGAGCTTCCTCGACCACCGTCTAGTTTTGTCAAGAGAACtcctttatcttcttctgccTCAGGTCCAAGAGGTAAGCTCCCAGTATCAAACAGCGATAAAGCTTTAGGAAAATTgacaaagaaggaagagaaagctTCACTGATAGAAACTATGAAACTTGCAGAGCTCAAAGAAGTTGCAAAGAACAGAGGAATCAAAGGATACTCAAAGTTGAGGAAGAGTGAACTATTGGAGCTGATAAGATCGTCCTGA
- a CDS encoding Rho termination factor (Rho termination factor; FUNCTIONS IN: transcription termination factor activity; INVOLVED IN: transcription termination; EXPRESSED IN: 21 plant structures; EXPRESSED DURING: 12 growth stages; CONTAINS InterPro DOMAIN/s: Rho termination factor, N-terminal (InterPro:IPR011112).): protein MFEIADTHSLPFALRFEQSLSRTTINGDRSIWFQEKGGSSYTSMGRSKKGCVCCKKPSDRRTSNPSKSNQEEIISLLKRIQSSISKGESRGVEEEKNSDESSKEKPLTKAILDVLEKSRKKTEGDTSVKEKPPKRQVELPRPPSSFVKRTPLSSSASGPRELKEVAKNRGIKGYSKLRKSELLELIRSS, encoded by the exons ATGTTCGAG ATTGCAGATACTCATTCACTGCCGTTTGCGTTGCGCTTTGAGCAGAGTCTTTCGAGAACAACGATTAATGGAGATAGAAGTATTTGGTTTCAAGAGAAAGGTGGTTCTTCTTATACTTCAATGGGAAGATCCAAGAAAGGATGTGTTTGTTGCAAGAAACCGTCTGATAGACGAACGTCAAACCCAAGTAAATCGAACCAAGAGGAGATCATTTCGCTCTTGAAACGGATTCAATCTTCGATCTCTAAAGGAGAGTCTCGAGGAGtcgaggaagagaagaacagCGATGAGTCTTCTAAGGAAAAGCCGCTGACCAAAGCTATTCTTGACGTTCttgagaaatcaagaaaaaaaactgagg GAGATACTAGTGTGAAGGAGAAGCCACCAAAGAGACAAGTAGAGCTTCCTCGACCACCGTCTAGTTTTGTCAAGAGAACtcctttatcttcttctgccTCAGGTCCAAGAG AGCTCAAAGAAGTTGCAAAGAACAGAGGAATCAAAGGATACTCAAAGTTGAGGAAGAGTGAACTATTGGAGCTGATAAGATCGTCCTGA
- the MYB98 gene encoding myb domain protein 98 (myb domain protein 98 (MYB98); CONTAINS InterPro DOMAIN/s: SANT, DNA-binding (InterPro:IPR001005), Homeodomain-like (InterPro:IPR009057), Myb, DNA-binding (InterPro:IPR014778), HTH transcriptional regulator, Myb-type, DNA-binding (InterPro:IPR017930), Homeodomain-related (InterPro:IPR012287), Myb transcription factor (InterPro:IPR015495); BEST Arabidopsis thaliana protein match is: myb domain protein 118 (TAIR:AT3G27785.1); Has 10125 Blast hits to 8427 proteins in 562 species: Archae - 0; Bacteria - 3; Metazoa - 1026; Fungi - 830; Plants - 5955; Viruses - 3; Other Eukaryotes - 2308 (source: NCBI BLink).), whose translation MENFVDENGFASLNQNIFTRDQEHMKEEDFPFEVVDQSKPTSFLQDFHHLDHDHQFDHHHHHGSSSSHPLLSVQTTSSCINNAPFEHCSYQENMVDFYETKPNLMNHHHFQAVENSYFTRNHHHHQEINLVDEHDDPMDLEQNNMMMMRMIPFDYPPTETFKPMNFVMPDEISCVSADNDCYRATSFNKTKPFLTRKLSSSSSSSSWKETKKSTLVKGQWTAEEDRVLIQLVEKYGLRKWSHIAQVLPGRIGKQCRERWHNHLRPDIKKETWSEEEDRVLIEFHKEIGNKWAEIAKRLPGRTENSIKNHWNATKRRQFSKRKCRSKYPRPSLLQDYIKSLNMGALMASSVPARGRRRESNNKKKDVVVAVEEKKKEEEVYGQDRIVPECVFTDDFGFNEKLLEEGCSIDSLLDDIPQPDIDAFVHGL comes from the exons ATGGAGAATTTCGTCGACGAGAATGGTTTTGCTtctctaaaccaaaacatcttCACACGTGATCAAGAACacatgaaagaagaagattttccATTCGAAGTCGTCGACCAATCAAAACCTACAAGCTTTCTTCAAGATTTTCACCATCTTGATCATGATCATCagtttgatcatcatcatcatcatggcTCCTCATCTTCACATCCTTTGCTCAGCGTCCAAACTACGTCTTCTTGTATCAATAATGCTCCTTTCGAGCATTGCTCTTACCAAGAAAACATGGTCGATTTCTAtgaaactaaaccaaatttgatgaatcatcatcatttccaAGCAGTGGAAAACTCATACTTCACTcgtaatcatcatcatcatcaagagaTCAATTTGGTCGATGAACATGATGATCCTATGGACTTGGAGCAAAAcaacatgatgatgatgaggatgatccCTTTTGATTACCCTCCTACAGAGACTTTCAAACCTATGAACTTCGTAATGCCAGATGAAATTTCATGTGTTTCTGCAGATAATGATTGTTATAGAGCAACAAGTTTCAACAAGACCAAACCATTTCTTACACGAaagttgtcttcttcttcttcatcatcatcatggaaagaaaccaaaaagtcAACCTTAGTCAAAGGACAATGGACTGCTGAAGAAGACAG GGTACTGATTCAACTCGTGGAGAAGTATGGATTGCGTAAATGGTCGCATATCGCTCAAGTGTTACCGGGAAGAATCGGGAAACAATGTAGAGAGAGGTGGCATAACCATTTGAGACCTGACATTAAG AAAGAAACATGGAGTGAAGAAGAGGACAGAGTGTTGATAGAATTTCACAAAGAGATTGGAAACAAATGGGCAGAGATTGCGAAAAGACTCCCGGGAAGAACAGAGAACTCGATCAAGAACCATTGGAACgcaacaaaaagaagacaattctctaaaagaaaatgtagatctaagTATCCAAGACCTTCTCTGTTGCAGGATTACATCAAGAGCTTGAATATGGGAGCTTTGATGGCTTCTTCTGTTCCTGCAAGAGGTAGACGCAGAGAGAGtaataacaagaagaaggatgttgttgttgcggttgaggagaagaagaaggaagaggaggtGTATGGACAAGACAGGATTGTGCCTGAATGTGTGTTTACTGATGATTTTGGATTCAATGAGAAGCTGCTTGAGGAAGGATGTAGCATTGACTCTTTGCTTGATGACATTCCTCAGCCTGACATTGATGCTTTTGTTCATGGACtctga
- a CDS encoding Rho termination factor, which translates to MFEIADTHSLPFALRFEQSLSRTTINGDRSIWFQEKGGSSYTSMGRSKKGCVCCKKPSDRRTSNPSKSNQEEIISLLKRIQSSISKGESRGVEEEKNSDESSKEKPLTKAILDVLEKSRKKTEGDTSVKEKPPKRQVELPRPPSSFVKRTPLSSSASGPRGKLPVSNSDKALGKLTKKEEKASLIETMKLAELKEVAKNRGIKGYSKLRKSELLELIRSS; encoded by the exons ATGTTCGAG ATTGCAGATACTCATTCACTGCCGTTTGCGTTGCGCTTTGAGCAGAGTCTTTCGAGAACAACGATTAATGGAGATAGAAGTATTTGGTTTCAAGAGAAAGGTGGTTCTTCTTATACTTCAATGGGAAGATCCAAGAAAGGATGTGTTTGTTGCAAGAAACCGTCTGATAGACGAACGTCAAACCCAAGTAAATCGAACCAAGAGGAGATCATTTCGCTCTTGAAACGGATTCAATCTTCGATCTCTAAAGGAGAGTCTCGAGGAGtcgaggaagagaagaacagCGATGAGTCTTCTAAGGAAAAGCCGCTGACCAAAGCTATTCTTGACGTTCttgagaaatcaagaaaaaaaactgagg GAGATACTAGTGTGAAGGAGAAGCCACCAAAGAGACAAGTAGAGCTTCCTCGACCACCGTCTAGTTTTGTCAAGAGAACtcctttatcttcttctgccTCAGGTCCAAGAGGTAAGCTCCCAGTATCAAACAGCGATAAAGCTTTAGGAAAATTgacaaagaaggaagagaaagctTCACTGATAGAAACTATGAAACTTGCAGAGCTCAAAGAAGTTGCAAAGAACAGAGGAATCAAAGGATACTCAAAGTTGAGGAAGAGTGAACTATTGGAGCTGATAAGATCGTCCTGA
- a CDS encoding Rho termination factor (Rho termination factor; FUNCTIONS IN: transcription termination factor activity; INVOLVED IN: transcription termination; EXPRESSED IN: 21 plant structures; EXPRESSED DURING: 12 growth stages; CONTAINS InterPro DOMAIN/s: Rho termination factor, N-terminal (InterPro:IPR011112); Has 35333 Blast hits to 34131 proteins in 2444 species: Archae - 798; Bacteria - 22429; Metazoa - 974; Fungi - 991; Plants - 531; Viruses - 0; Other Eukaryotes - 9610 (source: NCBI BLink).), with protein MDLALHCHCAYPLIKLGFMRAKSANHLHVRDTHSLPFALRFEQSLSRTTINGDRSIWFQEKGGSSYTSMGRSKKGCVCCKKPSDRRTSNPSKSNQEEIISLLKRIQSSISKGESRGVEEEKNSDESSKEKPLTKAILDVLEKSRKKTEGDTSVKEKPPKRQVELPRPPSSFVKRTPLSSSASGPRELKEVAKNRGIKGYSKLRKSELLELIRSS; from the exons ATGGACTTGGCTCTTCATTGTCATTGTGCTTACCCGTTGATCAAACTAGGATTCATGAGAGCTAAATCAGCCAATCATCTTCATGTTCGAG ATACTCATTCACTGCCGTTTGCGTTGCGCTTTGAGCAGAGTCTTTCGAGAACAACGATTAATGGAGATAGAAGTATTTGGTTTCAAGAGAAAGGTGGTTCTTCTTATACTTCAATGGGAAGATCCAAGAAAGGATGTGTTTGTTGCAAGAAACCGTCTGATAGACGAACGTCAAACCCAAGTAAATCGAACCAAGAGGAGATCATTTCGCTCTTGAAACGGATTCAATCTTCGATCTCTAAAGGAGAGTCTCGAGGAGtcgaggaagagaagaacagCGATGAGTCTTCTAAGGAAAAGCCGCTGACCAAAGCTATTCTTGACGTTCttgagaaatcaagaaaaaaaactgagg GAGATACTAGTGTGAAGGAGAAGCCACCAAAGAGACAAGTAGAGCTTCCTCGACCACCGTCTAGTTTTGTCAAGAGAACtcctttatcttcttctgccTCAGGTCCAAGAG AGCTCAAAGAAGTTGCAAAGAACAGAGGAATCAAAGGATACTCAAAGTTGAGGAAGAGTGAACTATTGGAGCTGATAAGATCGTCCTGA
- the RLP51 gene encoding receptor like protein 51 (receptor like protein 51 (RLP51); INVOLVED IN: signal transduction; LOCATED IN: plasma membrane; EXPRESSED IN: cultured cell; CONTAINS InterPro DOMAIN/s: Leucine-rich repeat (InterPro:IPR001611); BEST Arabidopsis thaliana protein match is: receptor like protein 55 (TAIR:AT5G45770.1); Has 79225 Blast hits to 27308 proteins in 1069 species: Archae - 23; Bacteria - 3934; Metazoa - 14197; Fungi - 996; Plants - 54596; Viruses - 12; Other Eukaryotes - 5467 (source: NCBI BLink).), translating into MKPPSLPLLLLLLHLSATISAAPSLSPTPSPTTSPIPPHKPSSSSSPLDPKQLKALESLNIPTVKDPCNHRPTTKSTSSSVVTCDTSSPFRLVTSISFTNCSTDLSISTTALRALSPSLTSLSFLNCPSLSPPPRLPDSLHSFTAVSSFLRRRNGLSGVFLARLVNLTDLTVSSVPVSTSGLFVILGNMHEIVSLTISHANLSGNIPKSFHSNLTFIDLSDNLLKGSIPTSITLLSNLKSLNLSKNTISGDIPDSIGDLISLKNLSLSSNKLSGPIPDSISSIPELTHLDLSGNQLNGTIPRFISKMKYLTHLNLANNAFHGVLPFNASFIKNLEVFKIGGNSDLCYNHSVLSSKMKLGIAQCDKHGLPLSPPPQKEDSNSDYDYGNEDDTSEKKKEEHHGPNKVVLGVAIGLSSLVFLIIFMILLAKWCG; encoded by the coding sequence aTGAAACCTCCGTCGTTACCGTtactcctcctcctcctccacctctcAGCCACTATCTCCGCCGCTCCTTCCCTCTCTCCAACTCCATCTCCAACCACCTCTCCCATTCCACCTCACAAACCTTCCTCATCCTCTTCCCCATTAGACCCAAAACAACTCAAAGCCCTTGAATCTCTCAACATCCCCACCGTCAAAGATCCTTGCAACCACCGTCCCACCACCAAatccacctcctcctccgtcgTAACCTGCGACACCAGCTCCCCATTTCGCCTCGTCACTTCCATCTCCTTCACAAATTGCTCCACCGATCTCTCCATCTCCACAACAGCTCTCAGAGCTCTCTCACCATCTctaacctctctctctttcctcaaCTGTCCTTCACTCTCCCCTCCTCCACGTCTCCCTGACTCACTCCACTCCTTCACCGCCGTCTCCTCCTTCCTCCGCCGCCGTAATGGCCTCTCCGGAGTCTTCTTAGCTCGTCTCGTTAACCTCACTGACCTCACAGTCTCTTCTGTTCCAGTCTCAACCTCTGGTCTCTTCGTTATCCTAGGAAATATGCACGAGATCGTCTCTTTGACAATCTCACACGCAAATCTCTCCGGAAACATCCCTAAATCATTCCACTCAAATCTCACATTCATTGACTTATCAGACAATCTACTCAAAGGCTCAATACCCACTTCCATTACTCTGCTCTCAAACCTAAAGTCTCTaaatttatccaaaaacaCCATCTCCGGAGACATACCCGACTCAATCGGTGACCTAATCTCCTTAAAAAACCTATCTTTATCCTCAAACAAGCTATCAGGACCAATCCCAGATTCAATCTCATCCATTCCAGAGCTTACACACTTAGATCTGAGTGGGAACCAACTAAACGGCACCATTCCAAGATTCATCTCCAAAATGAAGTATCTCACACACTTGAATCTAGCTAACAATGCCTTCCATGGAGTTCTACCATTCAATGCGAGCTTTATCAAGAATCTCGAAGTGTTCAAAATCGGTGGAAACAGTGATCTTTGTTACAACCATAGTGTATTGTCATCGAAGATGAAATTGGGTATTGCTCAGTGTGATAAACATGGTTTGCCTTTGTCTCCACCGCCGCAGAAAGAAGATTCGAATTCAGATTATGATTACGGAAATGAAGATGATActagtgagaagaagaaagaagagcaTCATGGTCCTAATAAAGTTGTGCTTGGTGTTGCTATTGGACTTTCTTCACTTGTGTTCTTAATCATCTTCATGATCCTTCTCGCCAAATGGTGTGGTTGA
- the DOT4 gene encoding Pentatricopeptide repeat (PPR) superfamily protein (DEFECTIVELY ORGANIZED TRIBUTARIES 4 (DOT4); INVOLVED IN: cotyledon vascular tissue pattern formation, phloem or xylem histogenesis, leaf vascular tissue pattern formation, leaf development; LOCATED IN: chloroplast; EXPRESSED IN: 19 plant structures; EXPRESSED DURING: 11 growth stages; CONTAINS InterPro DOMAIN/s: Pentatricopeptide repeat (InterPro:IPR002885); BEST Arabidopsis thaliana protein match is: Tetratricopeptide repeat (TPR)-like superfamily protein (TAIR:AT5G16860.1); Has 49728 Blast hits to 14531 proteins in 279 species: Archae - 0; Bacteria - 13; Metazoa - 210; Fungi - 140; Plants - 48642; Viruses - 0; Other Eukaryotes - 723 (source: NCBI BLink).), with protein sequence MAMLVTNLSSSSFCFFSSPHLQNQKEIRSGVRVRKYVIFNRASLRTVSDCVDSITTFDRSVTDANTQLRRFCESGNLENAVKLLCVSGKWDIDPRTLCSVLQLCADSKSLKDGKEVDNFIRGNGFVIDSNLGSKLSLMYTNCGDLKEASRVFDEVKIEKALFWNILMNELAKSGDFSGSIGLFKKMMSSGVEMDSYTFSCVSKSFSSLRSVHGGEQLHGFILKSGFGERNSVGNSLVAFYLKNQRVDSARKVFDEMTERDVISWNSIINGYVSNGLAEKGLSVFVQMLVSGIEIDLATIVSVFAGCADSRLISLGRAVHSIGVKACFSREDRFCNTLLDMYSKCGDLDSAKAVFREMSDRSVVSYTSMIAGYAREGLAGEAVKLFEEMEEEGISPDVYTVTAVLNCCARYRLLDEGKRVHEWIKENDLGFDIFVSNALMDMYAKCGSMQEAELVFSEMRVKDIISWNTIIGGYSKNCYANEALSLFNLLLEEKRFSPDERTVACVLPACASLSAFDKGREIHGYIMRNGYFSDRHVANSLVDMYAKCGALLLAHMLFDDIASKDLVSWTVMIAGYGMHGFGKEAIALFNQMRQAGIEADEISFVSLLYACSHSGLVDEGWRFFNIMRHECKIEPTVEHYACIVDMLARTGDLIKAYRFIENMPIPPDATIWGALLCGCRIHHDVKLAEKVAEKVFELEPENTGYYVLMANIYAEAEKWEQVKRLRKRIGQRGLRKNPGCSWIEIKGRVNIFVAGDSSNPETENIEAFLRKVRARMIEEGYSPLTKYALIDAEEMEKEEALCGHSEKLAMALGIISSGHGKIIRVTKNLRVCGDCHEMAKFMSKLTRREIVLRDSNRFHQFKDGHCSCRGFW encoded by the coding sequence ATGGCGATGTTGGTGACgaatttatcttcttcaagcttctgttttttttcctctcctCATTTACAAAACCAGAAGGAGATCAGAAGCGGCGTTAGAGTTCGAAAATATGTGATTTTCAATAGAGCCTCGTTGAGAACAGTATCAGATTGTGTTGATTCGATTACAACTTTTGATCGAAGCGTAACAGATGCGAACACTCAATTACGGAGATTCTGCGAATCAGGGAATCTAGAGAACGCCGTGAAACTTCTTTGCGTATCTGGAAAATGGGATATTGATCCGAGAACTTTATGCTCTGTTCTTCAGCTCTGTGCTGATTCGAAATCTCTCAAAGATGGTAAAGAAGTTGATAACTTTATTCGTGGTAATGGGTTTGTGATAGATTCGAATTTGGGatcaaaactctctcttaTGTATACAAATTGTGGAGATTTGAAAGAAGCAAGTAGAGTGTTCGATGAGGTTAAGATCGAGAAAGCATTGTTCTGGaatattttgatgaatgaGCTTGCAAAATCTGGTGACTTTAGTGGGAGTATTGGATTGtttaagaagatgatgagttcTGGTGTTGAAATGGATAGCTAtactttttcttgtgtttcaaAGAGTTTTTCGTCTTTACGAAGTGTTCATGGAGGAGAGCAGCTTCATGGATTTATTCTTAAATCAGGTTTTGGAGAAAGGAACTCTGTGGGGAATTCTTTGGTTGCATTTTATTTGAAGAATCAGAGAGTTGATAGTGCACGTaaggtgtttgatgaaatgacTGAGAGAGATGTTATATCTTGGAATTCTATTATTAATGGGTATGTATCAAACGGATTAGCTGAGAAAGGGCTATCTGTTTTCGTGCAGATGTTGGTTTCAGGGATAGAGATTGATTTGGCTACTATAGTTAGTGTTTTTGCTGGTTGTGCTGATTCTCGTTTGATATCGTTAGGTAGAGCTGTTCATAGTATTGGAGTGAAAGCTTGTTTTAGTAGAGAAGATCGGTTTTGTAATACATTGCTTGATATGTATTCGAAGTGTGGTGATCTTGATTCTGCTAAAGCTGTGTTTAGGGAGATGAGTGATCGAAGTGTTGTGTCGTATACTTCCATGATTGCTGGTTATGCTAGGGAAGGTTTGGCTGGTGAAGCTGTAAAGTTGTTTGAagaaatggaggaagaaggtATTAGTCCTGATGTTTATACCGTCACTGCTGTTTTAAATTGTTGTGCTCGTTATCGGTTGTTAGATGAAGGCAAGCGTGTGCATGAGTGGATAAAGGAAAACGATTTGGGATTTGATATCTTTGTATCAAATGCTCTGATGGATATGTATGCAAAATGTGGAAGCATGCAAGAGGCGGAGCTAGTCTTCTCTGAGATGCGTGTGAAAGATATCATCTCGTGGAACACCATTATTGGTGGGTACTCAAAGAACTGTTACGCCAATGAAGCTCTAAGCCTGTTTAATTTGCTGTTGGAAGAAAAGAGGTTTAGTCCTGATGAGAGAACAGTGGCGTGTGTTCTTCCGGCTTGTGCAAGTCTTTCTGCTTTCGATAAAGGCAGAGAAATCCACGGTTACATCATGAGAAACGGGTATTTCTCAGATCGGCATGTTGCTAATTCGCTTGTAGACATGTACGCGAAATGTGGTGCGTTGTTACTCGCTCATATGCTCTTTGATGATATTGCTTCCAAGGATCTTGTTTCTTGGACAGTGATGATAGCTGGATATGGGATGCACGGGTTTGGAAAAGAGGCGATTGCTCTTTTCAATCAAATGAGACAAGCGGGTATTGAGGCTGATGAAATATCCTTTGTATCTTTGTTGTATGCTTGTAGCCATTCAGGACTAGTTGATGAAGGATGGAGATTCTTTAACATCATGAGACATGAATGCAAGATCGAGCCAACGGTGGAACATTATGCTTGTATAGTTGACATGCTTGCAAGAACTGGAGATTTAATCAAAGCTTATAGGTTCATCGAGAACATGCCAATTCCGCCAGATGCTACAATCTGGGGAGCTTTGCTGTGTGGATGCAGGATACATCATGATGTTAAGTTAGCTGAGAAAGTTGCAGAGAAAGTCTTTGAGCTTGAACCAGAGAACACAGGATATTATGTACTCATGGCAAATATCTACGCAGAAGCTGAGAAATGGGAACAAGTGAAAAGGCTAAGAAAGAGGATAGGGCAGCGCGGATTGAGGAAGAATCCGGGATGTAGCTGGATAGAGATAAAGGGTAGAGTTAACATCTTTGTAGCTGGAGATAGTTCAAACCCGGAAACTGAAAACATTGAAGCTTTTTTGAGAAAGGTAAGAGCTAGAATGATAGAAGAAGGATATTCACCACTGACGAAATACGCTTTGATCGATGCGGAAGAGatggaaaaggaagaagctttaTGTGGTCATAGTGAGAAATTAGCAATGGCTTTGGGAATCATAAGCTCTGGACATGGAAAGATCATAAGAGTTACAAAGAATCTAAGAGTTTGTGGAGATTGTCATGAAATGGCCAAGTTCATGTCTAAGTTAACCAGAAGAGAGATTGTCCTAAGAGATTCAAACCGGTTTCACCAATTTAAAGATGGACATTGTTCTTGCAGAGGTTTCTGGTGA